One Corynebacterium appendicis CIP 107643 DNA window includes the following coding sequences:
- the glyA gene encoding serine hydroxymethyltransferase, whose product MTDDLRYQDLASLDPDVYEQILGEVSRQRNTLEMIASENFVPRAVLQAQGSVLTNKYAEGYPGRRYYGGCENVDVIEDIARDRAKALFDAEYANVQPHSGAQANAAVLHALIKPGDTIMGLSLAHGGHLTHGMKINFSGRLYNVVAYEVDPETMLIDMDKVREQALEHRPKVIIAGWSAYPRTVDFAAFRAIADEVGAYLWTDMAHFAGLVAAGLHPSPVPHSDVVSTTIHKTLGGPRSGMILAKQDYAKALNSAVFPGQQGGPLMHVVAAKATALKIAGTEEFKDRQQRTLKGARILAERLTASDCKEVGVDVLTGGTDVHLVLADLRNSELDGQQAEDLLHEVGITVNRNAVPNDPRPPMVTSGLRIGTSALATRGFDAAAFTETADIIGTALAQGKNADVEGLKGRVDKLAAEYPLYPGLEDWKLL is encoded by the coding sequence ACACCCTCGAGATGATCGCGTCGGAGAACTTCGTGCCGCGCGCCGTGTTGCAGGCGCAGGGCTCGGTGCTGACTAATAAGTACGCCGAGGGCTACCCGGGGCGCCGCTACTACGGCGGCTGCGAGAACGTCGACGTCATCGAGGACATCGCGCGCGACCGCGCGAAGGCGCTTTTCGACGCCGAGTACGCCAACGTCCAGCCCCACTCCGGCGCCCAGGCGAACGCCGCCGTCCTCCACGCCCTGATCAAGCCGGGCGACACCATCATGGGTCTGTCGCTGGCGCACGGCGGGCACCTGACGCACGGCATGAAGATCAATTTCTCCGGTCGCCTGTACAACGTCGTGGCGTACGAGGTCGACCCGGAGACCATGCTCATCGACATGGACAAGGTCCGCGAGCAGGCCCTGGAGCACCGCCCGAAGGTGATCATCGCCGGCTGGTCGGCGTACCCGCGCACCGTGGACTTCGCGGCGTTCCGCGCGATCGCCGACGAGGTGGGCGCGTACCTGTGGACCGATATGGCGCACTTCGCGGGCCTCGTCGCCGCTGGGCTGCACCCGTCGCCGGTGCCGCACTCGGATGTCGTGTCCACCACGATCCACAAGACGCTGGGCGGCCCGCGTTCCGGCATGATCCTGGCGAAGCAGGACTACGCCAAGGCGCTCAACTCCGCCGTTTTCCCCGGCCAGCAGGGCGGCCCACTCATGCACGTCGTCGCGGCTAAGGCGACCGCGCTCAAGATCGCCGGCACCGAAGAGTTCAAGGACCGCCAGCAGCGGACCCTCAAGGGCGCGCGCATCCTGGCTGAGCGCCTCACCGCGTCCGACTGCAAAGAAGTCGGCGTCGACGTGCTCACCGGCGGCACCGACGTGCACCTCGTGCTCGCCGACCTGCGCAACTCGGAGCTCGACGGCCAGCAGGCCGAGGACCTGCTCCACGAAGTGGGCATCACCGTCAACCGCAATGCCGTGCCGAACGACCCGCGTCCGCCGATGGTCACCTCCGGCCTGCGCATCGGCACCTCAGCCCTGGCGACCCGCGGATTCGACGCTGCAGCGTTCACTGAGACCGCAGACATCATCGGCACCGCGCTCGCCCAGGGGAAGAATGCGGATGTGGAGGGGCTGAAGGGGCGCGTCGATAAGCTTGCCGCCGAGTACCCCCTCTACCCGGGCCTCGAAGACTGGAAGCTGCTCTAA
- a CDS encoding DUF5997 family protein yields MSEQPSSTAMKPATAAKKLGIYLPATPQEFQDGGVTHAELRELQDNPPEWLTELRANGPHPRPEVARKLGISITALKKNGMDKPLTTQEIKELLSDQPAWLSEARRVHAEERDA; encoded by the coding sequence ATGAGCGAACAGCCGTCAAGCACAGCGATGAAGCCCGCGACAGCAGCGAAAAAGCTCGGCATTTACCTGCCGGCGACCCCGCAGGAGTTCCAGGACGGCGGCGTCACGCACGCCGAGCTGCGCGAGCTGCAGGACAACCCGCCAGAGTGGCTCACAGAGCTGCGCGCGAACGGCCCGCACCCGCGGCCGGAGGTGGCGCGCAAGCTAGGCATTTCCATTACGGCACTCAAGAAGAACGGCATGGATAAGCCGCTGACCACCCAGGAGATCAAGGAGCTGCTGAGCGATCAGCCGGCGTGGCTCTCCGAGGCGCGCCGCGTGCACGCCGAGGAGCGGGACGCTTAG
- a CDS encoding LysR substrate-binding domain-containing protein translates to MLRLAFVTGTEPGKWFARYRDTTDHGLEAVPSDDPYASLIDDTAHLALLRLPDPRIGEPGEQFHQVRLYTEKPGVAVPKDSVYAEVGEAVRPSDLADEHVNYRFVPGSGSGAGVGTSEGADAATDSASAHVAPFGSDIDELRAALQVVAANVGVAYAPAPLLKVLSKKQVVVLGLRGTGGGAAGAVEESQEAAGAVEVEEAQGAETEIALVWKVEKDSEAIQDFVGVAKGRTRNSSRGRGTSKSGRSRSKSNRYNKSETGAQRKGFSGNRPKRGGRRRRR, encoded by the coding sequence ATGCTTCGCCTCGCCTTCGTCACCGGAACCGAACCCGGAAAATGGTTCGCGCGCTACCGCGACACCACCGACCACGGCCTCGAGGCGGTCCCAAGCGACGACCCATACGCATCGCTTATCGACGACACCGCCCACCTCGCCCTCCTCCGCCTCCCCGACCCCCGCATCGGCGAACCGGGGGAGCAGTTCCACCAAGTGCGGCTGTACACCGAAAAACCCGGTGTCGCCGTGCCGAAAGACTCCGTCTACGCCGAGGTCGGCGAAGCTGTTCGCCCTTCCGACCTCGCTGACGAGCACGTCAACTACCGGTTTGTTCCCGGCTCCGGCTCCGGCGCGGGTGTGGGGACGAGTGAGGGGGCGGACGCGGCTACGGACTCCGCCTCTGCTCACGTTGCGCCTTTCGGCTCCGACATCGACGAATTGCGAGCCGCGCTCCAGGTCGTCGCCGCGAACGTCGGGGTCGCGTACGCGCCCGCGCCGTTGCTCAAGGTCTTGTCGAAGAAGCAGGTCGTCGTGCTTGGACTCCGCGGAACCGGCGGGGGCGCGGCCGGGGCGGTGGAAGAGAGCCAAGAAGCAGCCGGGGCGGTCGAGGTGGAGGAAGCTCAGGGGGCGGAGACGGAGATCGCGCTCGTGTGGAAGGTCGAAAAAGACTCGGAGGCGATCCAGGATTTCGTCGGGGTGGCTAAGGGGAGGACGAGGAACTCTTCGAGGGGGAGGGGGACGTCGAAAAGCGGGCGAAGCCGATCGAAATCAAACCGTTATAATAAGAGCGAAACTGGTGCGCAGCGCAAGGGGTTCTCTGGAAATCGCCCCAAAAGAGGGGGGCGCAGGCGACGTCGATGA